The following are from one region of the Mangifera indica cultivar Alphonso chromosome 14, CATAS_Mindica_2.1, whole genome shotgun sequence genome:
- the LOC123195515 gene encoding protein FAR1-RELATED SEQUENCE 7-like: MDCREADVSSHQRKENVKIELQKLHIDVGQERESQMDSSVESSCESTDSECDCQDPSVSSIDIDKNLGDINNDCQTPRASSSNKCEMDVGGEQISQSSNASGAGILVKDEEVTYVIPKVGMEFESEDHAYKCYSRYAVLEGFSIRKDFVNKSRVNGAVVSRRYTCYRQGYRPAKHNVNVRKSGQETRTGCLAHMTIARQPNGRFRVTHFEIKHNHEFVTQSTTYMLPSQKRLTFAQAVEADLVNSSRMDGKPKLGMGFESEDHAYEFYNAYAGRIGFSVRKDYVNRSKIDGAVASRRFTCFREGYRQKDKRDLNVKRSRKETRVGCLAQLVISRQSDGKYRVTHFEEKHNHELVTACRVRMLRSQKRLVVSKVAEGNAQDVFTIPHNTLGDEHGYNPIDYKNKLSFKHTREMKEGEVERIQQYLQSKQLKNPSFIYVMQLDAEDQITNIFWADSKMVVDYSDFGDVVCFDTTCKLVKDGRPFSPFIGVNHHKQMVIFGAALMYDETVESFKWLFQTFIGVMSGKRPKTILTDQDAVLAEAIDFALPGTLHRICVWHMYQKALKQLHHMFVGSDSFENDLCSCFFDHEEEEDFIHAWKVMLDVYGLWENEWLNEIFKDREKWATAYRRHIFCADIRCAQLCECFSANLRKYLKSDSDVLLFFKQLGKMVNDWHYKELETNYDMNQHMPKLMGDVILLKHARDVYTPKIFELFQQEYETCLNTVINQCTGTGSLFEYKVSLYRQQQEYTVTYNLSDETVLCSCMKFEYMGVLCSHALKVLDYRNIKILPDRYILKRWTRYARV; encoded by the coding sequence ATGGATTGTAGAGAGGCTGATGTGTCAAGCCATCAACGTAAAGAGAATGTTAAAATTGAACTTCAGAAGCTTCACATCGATGTGGGGCAGGAGAGGGAAAGCCAAATGGATTCCTCTGTAGAAAGTAGCTGTGAAAGTACTGATAGTGAGTGTGATTGTCAGGACCCAAGTGTTTCTTCCattgatattgataaaaatcTGGGGGATATTAATAATGATTGTCAGACTCCACGAGCTTCCTCCTCCAACAAGTGTGAGATGGATGTTGGTGGTGAGCAGATATCTCAAAGTTCAAATGCATCTGGGGCTGGGATACTTGTAAAAGATGAGGAAGTTACATATGTGATACCAAAAGTTGGCATGGAGTTTGAATCAGAAGATCATGCATACAAATGTTACAGCAGATATGCTGTGTTGGAGGGATTCAGCATCAGGAAAGATTTTGTGAATAAAAGTAGGGTAAATGGTGCAGTTGTTTCCAGGAGATACACTTGTTATAGGCAAGGTTATCGGCCAGCAAAGCATAATGTGAATGTCAGGAAGTCCGGGCAGGAAACAAGAACAGGTTGCTTGGCACATATGACTATTGCACGTCAACCTAATGGAAGGTTCCGTGTTACCcattttgaaataaaacatAATCATGAGTTTGTGACACAAAGTACCACCTATATGTTACCATCACAGAAGAGATTAACCTTTGCTCAAGCAGTTGAAGCTGACTTAGTTAATAGTTCTAGGATGGATGGAAAACCAAAACTCGGAATGGGGTTTGAGTCAGAAGACCATGCATATGAGTTTTATAATGCATATGCTGGACGGATAGGTTTTAGTGTTCGAAAAGATTATGTAAATAGGAGCAAAATAGATGGTGCTGTGGCATCTAGGAGGTTCACCTGTTTTAGGGAAGGTTATCGGCAAAAAGACAAGCGGGATTTGAATGTGAAGAGATCTCGAAAGGAAACCAGAGTTGGTTGCTTGGCACAGTTGGTGATTTCTCGTCAATCTGATGGTAAATACCGGGTCACGCATTTTGAAGAAAAGCACAATCATGAGCTTGTCACTGCATGTCGAGTGCGCATGTTAAGATCACAAAAGAGGTTAGTTGTGTCCAAAGTTGCTGAAGGGAATGCACAAGATGTCTTTACAATACCACACAACACACTTGGAGATGAACATGGATATAATCCCATAGATTACAAAAACAAACTTTCTTTTAAACATACAAGAGAAATGAAAGAGGGTGAAGTAGAAAGGATACAACAATATTTGCAAAGTAAGCAATTGAAAAATCCATCTTTCATCTATGTTATGCAACTTGATGCTGAAGATCaaataactaatatattttgggCCGATTCAAAGATGGTAGTGGATTATAGTGACTTTGGTGATGTGGTTTGCTTTGATACAACCTGCAAATTAGTCAAAGATGGTCGACCATTTTCACCTTTCATTGGGGTGAACCATCATAAGCAAATGGTGATCTTTGGTGCTGCACTAATGTATGATGAAACTGTCGAGTCTTTCAAGTGGTTGTTTCAAACTTTCATAGGGGTGATGTCTGGGAAAAGGCCAAAAACTATCCTCACTGATCAAGATGCGGTACTGGCTGAAGCGATTGATTTCGCACTGCCCGGAACACTTCATCGAATATGTGTTTGGCACATGTATCAAAAAGCTCTTAAACAACTACACCACATGTTTGTGGGCTCAGATTCCTTTGAAAATGATTTATGTAGTTGCTTCTTTGATCATGAGGAGGAAGAGGACTTCATCCATGCATGGAAAGTTATGCTGGATGTTTATGGTCTCTGGGAAAATGAATGGTTGAATGAGATATTTAAAGATAGAGAGAAGTGGGCCACAGCGTACAGAAGGCATATATTTTGCGCTGATATAAGATGTGCACAACTATGTGAATGTTTTTCAGCTAACTTGAGGAAGTATCTGAAGTCTGACTCGGATGTGCTATTATTTTTCAAGCAACTTGGGAAAATGGTGAATGATTGGCACTACAAAGAATTAGAAACTAACTATGATATGAACCAACACATGCCAAAACTAATGGGGGATGTGATTCTCCTGAAGCATGCAAGGGATGTTTACACACCAAAGATATTTGAACTGTTTCAACAAGAATATGAAACGTGTCTGAATACTGTCATTAATCAATGCACTGGGACTGGTTCATTGTTTGAGTATAAAGTGAGCCTATACAGGCAACAACAAGAGTATACGGTGACGTATAACTTGTCTGATGAGACAGTCCTGTGCAGCTGTATGAAATTTGAGTATATGGGAGTTTTATGCAGTCATGCATTAAAAGTGCTTGACTacagaaatatcaaaatactacCTGACCGTTATATCTTAAAGAGGTGGACAAGATATGCGAGGGTTTGA
- the LOC123195517 gene encoding protein WVD2-like 7, protein MGESICLMQPFSYISDIPNEAKEGNPINALGQTVSFGRFISESLSWEKWSTFPHRKYVEEAERHSRPGSVAEKKAFFEAHYKQIAERKAAAAALLEQAQNNASKNIPESESEDRVNSVMASEYNEGNKVEAADFLNQNKVLVEKNVNVESTKQICNYNNKFEALSNLGEDDRTTQMGKPQSKNLDFKKDENFSISKKKPTLSSSKSSSSGKATKLPSSPTRPTILSHSKKENNSTPMNKKSAMDLAEKKRLTPISTHKASVCRAAKHPLATPWSENRRNKLQSPNASTSFRSRIEERAAKGQEKLEETFNANQAQKIQHRATLQGKAETELRKLRQSLCFKARPLPNFYKERAASKDEMKKVPTTQPP, encoded by the exons ATGGGAGAATCAATCTGTCTCATGCAACCATTTTCCTACATTTCCGACATTCCTAATGAAGCCAAAGAG GGGAACCCCATTAATGCACTTGGGCAGACAGTTTCGTTTGGCAGGTTCATTTCAGAGTCTTTGTCTTGGGAGAAATGGTCAACGTTTCCTCATAGGAAATATGTTGAAGAGGCTGAGAGACACTCCCGCCCGGGATCAGTTGCAGAGAAGAAAGCTTTCTTTGAAGCTCATTATAAACAAATTGCGGAAAGAAAAGCAGCAGCTGCAGCTTTGCTTGAGCAAGCACAAAATAATGCTTCAAAAAATATTCCTGAATCAGAATCCGAAGATAGAGTCAATAGTGTCATGGCCAGTGAGTATAATGAAGGCAACAAGGTGGAAGCAGCAGATTTTCTAAATCAAAACAAGGTTCTTGTGGAGAAAAATGTGAATGTGGAATCAACAAAGCAGATTTGTAATTACAATAACAAGTTTGAGGCATTAAGTAATCTTGGGGAGGATGATAGAACAACTCAAATGGGGAAACCTCAGTCGAAG AATTTGGActttaaaaaagatgaaaatttttcaattagcAAGAAGAAACCAACACTATCATCCTCAAAGTCATCAAGTTCTGGTAAAGCAACTAAGCTGCCGTCATCACCAACCAGACCAACAATTCTATCTCATTCCAAGAAGGAAAACAACTCCACTCCAATGAACAAGAAATCTGCAATGGACTTAGCTGAGAAGAAAAGATTAACTCCAATATCAACTCACAAG GCATCTGTGTGTAGAGCAGCAAAGCATCCCTTAGCCACTCCTTGGTCAGAAAATAGAAG AAACAAATTGCAATCTCCAAATGCATCTACATCTTTTCGTTCCAGGATTGAAGAGAGAGCTGCAAAGGGACAGGAG aaGCTTGAAGAGACATTTAATGCCAATCAAGCACAAAAAATCCAACACCGAGCAACACTTCAG GGGAAAGCAGAAACAGAACTAAGAAAACTGCGACAAAGCCTTTGCTTCAAGGCCAGGCCACTGCCAAATTTCTATAAAGAAAGAGCAGCATCTAAGGATGAGATGAAAAAG GTTCCAACGACACAGCCTCCATAA